A genomic region of Papaver somniferum cultivar HN1 chromosome 7, ASM357369v1, whole genome shotgun sequence contains the following coding sequences:
- the LOC113298588 gene encoding aquaporin PIP2-2-like, whose protein sequence is MGKDIEPSHEQGGGYAAKDYHDPPPAPFFDMDELTKWSFYRALIAEFIATLLFLYITVLTVIGYKSQIAGGDDCGGVGILGIAWAFGGMIFVLVYCTAGISGGHINPAVTFGLFLARKVSLIRAVLYMVAQCLGAICGVGLVKAFQKSYYVQFGGGANELNDGYSTGTGLAAEIIGTFVLVYTVFSATDPKRSARDSHIPVLAPLPIGFAVFMVHLATIPITGTGINPARSFGAAVIYNKNKAWDDQWIFWVGPFIGAAIAAFYHQFILRAAAVKALGSFRSNAHN, encoded by the exons ATGGGTAAAGATATAGAACCAAGTCATGAACAAGGAGGAGGATATGCAGCAAAAGATTACCATGATCCACCACCAGCACCATTTTTTGACATGGATGAACTTACGAAATGGTCATTTTACAGAGCTTTGATAGCTGAGTTCATTGCTACTCTTTTGTTTCTTTACATTACTGTTTTGACTGTTATTGGTTACAAGAGCCAAATTGCTGGTGGTGATGACTGTGGTGGTGTTGGTATTCTTGGTATTGCTTGGGCTTTTGGTGGTATGATCTTCGTTCTTGTTTACTGCACTGCTGGTATCTCTG GAGGACACATCAACCCAGCAGTAACATTTGGGTTGTTCTTGGCAAGAAAAGTGTCACTAATTAGGGCAGTACTCTACATGGTAGCTCAGTGTTTAGGTGCAATCTGTGGGGTCGGCCTAGTTAAAGCCTTCCAAAAATCTTACTACGTTCAATTCGGTGGTGGAGCCAACGAATTAAACGATGGATACAGCACAGGAACAGGATTAGCTGCTGAAATCATCGGTACATTCGTTCTTGTCTACACCGTCTTCTCAGCCACTGACCCAAAGAGAAGCGCCAGAGATTCTCATATCCCG GTTTTGGCACCTCTACCCATTGGATTTGCTGTGTTCATGGTGCATCTTGCAACTATCCCCATTACTGGAACTGGTATTAACCCAGCTAGAAGTTTCGGAGCTGCTGTGATTTACAACAAAAACAAAGCTTGGGATGATCAG TGGATATTCTGGGTGGGACCATTCATTGGAGCTGCCATTGCTGCATTTTACCATCAGTTCATTCTCAGGGCTGCAGCTGTTAAGGCTCTTGGGTCCTTCAGAAGCAATGCCCACAACTAA